The following proteins are encoded in a genomic region of Maylandia zebra isolate NMK-2024a linkage group LG1, Mzebra_GT3a, whole genome shotgun sequence:
- the gpalpp1 gene encoding GPALPP motifs-containing protein 1: protein MSSDKQIGPALPPTFRKESPEDYDYEDELVGPALPPGYKRGEPSSSSDESEQEVAVKRVKTGHAGEERAAEVSTEDDDGFFGPALPPGFKKRPSSPDVPPVLGPALPPGFRRAQHEDNDGEDPDSCPGPALPPGYQAEPSSSEGEDEDVIGPMPANGPIQDTMAQDIERRAQRMKEKLTGDDAPEVLNRETWMTELPPELQHIGLGARTFKKRSGPENADRSIWTDTPADRERKARERLEGKKKGEAEKDSVPHVSHKDLEMAEKVSKYNDSKRAESLMSLHTKKMKEKAKEKADQPVERRPFDRDADLQVNRFDEAQKKRLLKKSQELNTRFSHSKERMFL, encoded by the exons ATGTCGTCTGATAAACAAATTGGACCCGCTTTACCGCCGACGTTTAGAAAGGAGAGCCCTGAAGACTATGATTATGAAGACGAAT TGGTTGGCCCTGCTTTGCCGCCCGGTTACAAACGGGGAGAACCGTCGAGCTCCTCTGATGAGAGTGAGCAGGAGGTAGCGGTGAAAAGAGTCAAAACAGGACACGCCGGTGAAGAAAGAGCCGCAGA GGTGAGCACAGAAGACGATGATGGTTTCTTTGGACCAGCTCTGCCGCCAGGATTTAAGAAACGTCCGAGTTCACCAGATGT GCCGCCTGTGCTGGGACCAGCTCTACCTCCTGGGTTTCGCAGAGCACAACATGAAGACAATGATGGTGAAGATCCAGACAGTTGTCCAGGGCCTGCCTTGCCTCCAGGCTACCAAGCCGAACCCTCCAGCAGCGAAGGAGAAGATGAGGATGTAATTGGACCAATGCCAGCCAATGGGCCAATTCAGGACACTATGGCTCAGGACATTGAGCGTAGAGCACAAAGGATGAAAGAGAAGCTGACAGGAGAC GATGCTCCTGAGGTGCTGAACAGAGAAACATGGATGACTGAGCTCCCGCCAGAACTGCAGCATATTGGCTTGGGGGCTCGAACTTTTAAGAAAAGGTCAGGTCCCGAAAATGCTGACCGCTCAATTTGGACGGATACACCAGCAGACAGGGAGCGCAAAGCCAGG GAACGTCTTGAGGGAAAGAAGAAGGGTGAAGCAGAGAAAGACAGTGTCCCACATGTTTCTCACAAAGACTTGGAAATGGCAGAGAAAGTGTCCAAGTATAAT GATTCTAAACGTGCGGAGTCTCTGATGAGCCTTCACACAaagaagatgaaggagaaggCGAAGGAGAAAGCTGACCAGCCAGTCGAGAGGAGACCATTCGATCGTGACGCAGACCTGCAAGTGAACCGCTTTGATGAAGCGCAGAAGAAGCGGCTGCTGAAGAAGTCTCAGGAACTGAACACACGGTTCTCCCACAGCAAGGAGCGAATGTTCCTCTAA